In Leptolyngbya sp. NIES-2104, the genomic window GACTATTCGCTTGGTGAGGTTTGGTCGCGTCAGGGGCTAAACGATCGCACTCGTCAGCTTGCCACCGTTGCCGCCTTTGCTGCCACCGGAAATTTGCCACAAATGAAGGTTCACGCAGGCTATGCCCTCACTCTCGGCGTAACGCCAGACGAACTCAAAGAAATCATTTACCTGACGACAGTAACGGCTGGTTTTCCACGCTCGATTGATGCGGCACAAGCATTACGAGAAGTCTTCACCGCGCAATCAAAACCGTCCTGACGGCGTAAAGATGTCGCAGGTGCGGTCTGTCTAGATTTCAAAATAGCTTGATTGATCGAGATCGGGAATGAGCGCGGGCTGTGTTGGATGCCATCCTAATCGTTTCTGCGTTTGCACACTCGAAGCTGGACAGTCGGCACTCAGAAAATGCGCGAGCCAGCCGAAATGGTCGGCTGCTTCATCGGAGGACTTCGCGATCGTGGGTACATTCAAACGCCGTCCGACAACCTCGGCAATCTGTTTGACGGGTACGCCTTCGTCAGCAACTCCGTGATAGATTGCGCCCGCAGAACCTTTCTCAAGTGCCAGCCTGAACAGATGGGCAGCATCGAGCCGATGCACTGCACACCAGCGGTTGAGACCATCATTCACATACGCTGAAACACCCTTTTCACGAGCAATACTAATGAGCGCTGGAATAAAGCCGTGGTCGCCATCGCCATGCACCGACGGCGGCAGACGCACTACCGATGCCCGCACTCCCCGCGAAGCCATCGCCAGCACTGCTTCTTCCGAAGCGACACGCGGAGCCGCGACGGAGCTAGGATCGCCCGCGTCGTCTTCGGTTGCAATGCCACCCGGCGGAACGACCACGGTTCCGGAGGTGATGACGAAGGGGCGACCCGATCCCGCGATCGCATTCCCCATTGCCTCAACCGCCCGCCTATCTGTCTCGCCCGCCCCCGCATAATCCGAAAAGTCATGCACGAAGGCTGTATGGATGATTCCATCACAGTCGCGAACCCCTGCGATGAGGCTCTGTGTGTCCGATAGATCGCCTCGATGCACCTCAACGCCCATCTGCGCTAAAGCCTTGGCAGCAGCATCGTTACGCGCCAGTCCAACGACCTGATACCCCACGTTCAGCAACTCCTGAACAATGGCAGAGCCGATAAAACCCGTAGCACCAGTGATAAAGACACGCATCACGACTTCTCCTTGATTGGATGACGATGACTGCATTTGCAGACTCATGACGATCAAGATAAGCGATTGAGAAAATACGGTCTATGCTATAAAGTCCGTATTATCTTCGCGATCGTCCAGGATAGTTCATGGATCCACTCTCAGATGTGTTGTCACTGCTGAAACCTCGCAGCTATGTATCCGCTAGTTTGGATGCGGGTGGAACATGGTCGATTCAGTTCCCTCAGCATGAAGGGGTCAAGTTTAATGCTGTGATTTCGGGTCAGTGCTGGTTGTCTGTAGAAGGTATTCCCGACGCGGTGCGCTTGCAGTCGGGGGATTGCTTCCTGCTACCCAGAGGGCGACCTTTCTGCTTAGCAAGCGACTTAGCTTTGACCCCGATCGATGCTCATAAAATTTTTGCGATCGCACGCGAGGGTGGCATCGTCTCATACAATGGCGGCGGAGATTGCTTTGTTGTGGGTAGCCTCTTTGCTCTGGCTGGCAATCATGCTGACATTCTGTTGGGGGAACTGCCGCCGATCGTGTATATCCGGCAAGAATCAGATCAGGCAGCGCTGCGTTGGTCTCTGGAGCGAATGATGCAGGAACTGCGCGATCGACAACCAGGCTGCTTTCTAGTCATAGAACACCTCGCCCACATGATGCTAGTTCAGGCGCTGCGGCTGCATCTAGCGGAAGGGTTGAGAGGTGGCGTTGGATGGCTGTGTGCTCTGGCGGATCAACAGATGGGCGCGGCGATCCACGCGATGCACGATGATCCGGCGTATGGCTGGACATTACAGGAACTGGCGGAGCGTGTTGGCATGTCGCGATCGAGCTTTGCCCTGAAATTTAAAGCGACGGTTGGGGCATCACCGATGGCATACTTAACGCGCTGGAGAATGCTGCTAGCGGGGGACAGGTTGGCAAATTCTAGCGATTCCGTTTCCGTCATTGCTTTGTCACTCGGCTACGAATCAGAAAGCGCCTTCAGTACTGCCTTCAAGCGGATCATGGGCTGTTCGCCACGGCAATATAGCTGTAGACAGACTCCGGTTTCTCTTTTGCCCATCAAGGGATGAAGAGTACTTGATCGAGAACTAGGCGCAATGGATTGTCATTTCTATTACTTGGTTCAATCTTCTATAGAAGCATTGCTCGGAATCTAAGTTGCGATCGCACATTCTGACTCTAGAGAGTAGCTTTATTTTTTGATAGCTGATTCACTAGCAAAATTCTTGGCTTTTGCCTCAAAAGAATTTGCGATACAGCTAGAGAAACGACTTATGAAAGCAAATTCACTACCCCCTAAAATTTGGCGATCGCACCCACTTCACCAAAAACTGGAAAGATTCCTGGGCAGTCGGCTTTGACACGCCTCAGCAAGATTTCGTTCAATTCGTGTCATTCGCTTGACCGACAACACATTCCTCGATCGTCGCATACATCCCCTT contains:
- a CDS encoding AraC family transcriptional regulator translates to MDPLSDVLSLLKPRSYVSASLDAGGTWSIQFPQHEGVKFNAVISGQCWLSVEGIPDAVRLQSGDCFLLPRGRPFCLASDLALTPIDAHKIFAIAREGGIVSYNGGGDCFVVGSLFALAGNHADILLGELPPIVYIRQESDQAALRWSLERMMQELRDRQPGCFLVIEHLAHMMLVQALRLHLAEGLRGGVGWLCALADQQMGAAIHAMHDDPAYGWTLQELAERVGMSRSSFALKFKATVGASPMAYLTRWRMLLAGDRLANSSDSVSVIALSLGYESESAFSTAFKRIMGCSPRQYSCRQTPVSLLPIKG
- a CDS encoding SDR family oxidoreductase, with amino-acid sequence MQSSSSNQGEVVMRVFITGATGFIGSAIVQELLNVGYQVVGLARNDAAAKALAQMGVEVHRGDLSDTQSLIAGVRDCDGIIHTAFVHDFSDYAGAGETDRRAVEAMGNAIAGSGRPFVITSGTVVVPPGGIATEDDAGDPSSVAAPRVASEEAVLAMASRGVRASVVRLPPSVHGDGDHGFIPALISIAREKGVSAYVNDGLNRWCAVHRLDAAHLFRLALEKGSAGAIYHGVADEGVPVKQIAEVVGRRLNVPTIAKSSDEAADHFGWLAHFLSADCPASSVQTQKRLGWHPTQPALIPDLDQSSYFEI